One window from the genome of Myxococcales bacterium encodes:
- a CDS encoding sigma-70 family RNA polymerase sigma factor: MIAAKDEFAAVCMPLYPDVLRLARYLCKDQERAADLAQDTFAQALSHWHQFTPETNARAWLLRIARNTFINQYRRRKRERRAVTEQGEVLVNATHSHVAHVDVDAAKLRDALTSAVAQLDARFAEVFERADVEEMAYAAIAADLKIPIGTVMSRLSRARGALRKQLAPWHSQHEPLYAA, from the coding sequence ATGATCGCAGCCAAAGACGAATTCGCCGCCGTTTGCATGCCGCTGTACCCCGATGTGCTGCGCCTCGCGCGCTACCTCTGCAAAGATCAGGAGCGCGCCGCCGACCTCGCCCAGGATACGTTTGCGCAGGCGCTATCACATTGGCATCAGTTTACGCCCGAGACCAACGCGCGCGCCTGGCTCCTGCGCATCGCCCGCAATACGTTTATCAATCAGTATCGCCGCCGCAAGCGCGAGCGGCGCGCGGTCACCGAGCAAGGCGAGGTCTTGGTGAACGCCACCCACAGCCATGTCGCCCACGTCGACGTCGATGCCGCAAAATTGCGAGACGCGCTTACCAGCGCGGTGGCGCAGCTCGACGCGCGCTTCGCCGAGGTGTTTGAGCGCGCCGACGTCGAGGAGATGGCCTACGCCGCGATCGCCGCCGATCTCAAGATTCCCATCGGCACCGTGATGTCGCGCCTGTCGCGCGCGCGCGGCGCCCTGCGCAAGCAGTTAGCTCCTTGGCACAGCCAACATGAGCCACTGTACGCCGCCTGA